A region of Streptomyces sp. WMMC500 DNA encodes the following proteins:
- a CDS encoding ThuA domain-containing protein — protein MRCHARDIRTTLVTLLAAVLLALTALPSSAAEKAPAFKALLFTKAVGYVHGSIPAGIQMVQEEAEEKGFEVEQTDDSTVFNDAALAEYDVIIMLQNSGMVWDTDEQRAAMQTYVNNGGGVAAIHNTLDMGIENEFPWWDELINGGAHMPSHSPGTLQGTAKVADTVHPSTKGLPERWERAEEWYNFDPNPRGDVHVLVTADETTYDPGGDAMGADHPISWCRNAEGGKVWATAMGHESSAYSEEQFRDHVVGGVKWAAGAEPGDCGGTVWNGYEKVTLDDDTADPMELDVAKDGRVYYVQRAGEVQVFDPATHQTTTAGKLDVYTGGEDGLVGMELDPNFTKNGWIYLYYAPAGSAEDVNRLSRFTLKDGKLDTASEKKLLDVPAYRDRTYPEPGHTGGAVEFGPDGTLYLGTGDDVPPNLSPDWQGYAPIDWREGQEMLDAARTAGNTNDLRGKILRIKPTKKGTYTIPKGNLFQKGQKKTRPEVYAMGFRNPFRFTVDQETGYVHAADYGPDRGLPTTDRGPEGMVEYNVIKKPGNFGWPFCHGDNQPYAPYNPDTGEVGAKFDCDNLTNPSPNNTGLTDLPQVQKPDIWYGYGPSEAFPEMGEGGSGPMGGPVYNYDADNPSETKFPEYFDGASFLYEWTRNYVKEVRFDDDEKLLKINDFLSTATFNKPMDMTFGPDGSLYVLEWGSEFGGGNSDSGLYRIDYSQGKRSPVAKATASATNGAVPLAVDFSSEGTNDPDGDSLSYEWDFDGDGTFDSTEANPGHTYDTAGDFTAQLKVTDSTGKTGFANIPITAGNTAPKVTIEAPVHGKLIEFGDQIPYKVTVTDPEDGEVDCSKVFVNPALGHDDHEHPTTDLPGCEGTVDTGDLGGHPEGADLTYVLNAHYEDGGGDGAGALTGYAKSVLQPKHKQAEYRDDQSGTRIIDQAGAENGKRIGDVSDGDWIAFDPMSVEGMSQVSYKLSSPYGVGAVELRADAPDGQLLATTPVPNTGGWDNYQATEAVPVEALAGTHKLYLKFTSPQDNSFDVDSVTFG, from the coding sequence ATGAGATGTCATGCCCGTGACATCCGAACGACGTTGGTCACCTTGCTGGCCGCCGTCCTGCTCGCGCTCACAGCGCTGCCGTCCAGCGCCGCGGAGAAGGCGCCCGCCTTCAAGGCGCTGCTGTTCACCAAGGCCGTGGGCTACGTCCACGGCTCCATCCCCGCGGGCATCCAGATGGTCCAGGAGGAGGCGGAGGAGAAGGGGTTCGAGGTCGAGCAGACCGACGACTCGACCGTCTTCAACGACGCCGCGCTCGCCGAGTACGACGTGATCATCATGCTGCAGAACTCCGGCATGGTCTGGGACACGGACGAGCAGCGCGCCGCCATGCAGACGTACGTGAACAACGGCGGCGGCGTCGCGGCCATCCACAACACGCTCGACATGGGGATCGAGAACGAGTTCCCGTGGTGGGACGAGCTGATCAACGGCGGCGCCCACATGCCCAGCCACTCGCCCGGCACGCTGCAGGGCACGGCCAAGGTCGCCGACACCGTGCACCCGTCGACCAAGGGACTGCCGGAGCGCTGGGAGCGCGCCGAGGAGTGGTACAACTTCGACCCCAACCCGCGCGGTGACGTGCACGTCCTGGTCACCGCCGACGAGACGACGTACGACCCGGGCGGCGACGCCATGGGCGCCGACCACCCGATCTCCTGGTGCCGCAACGCCGAGGGCGGCAAGGTCTGGGCCACGGCCATGGGCCACGAGTCCTCCGCCTACAGCGAGGAGCAGTTCCGCGACCACGTCGTCGGCGGCGTGAAGTGGGCCGCCGGCGCCGAGCCCGGCGACTGCGGCGGCACGGTGTGGAACGGCTACGAGAAGGTCACCCTCGACGACGACACCGCCGACCCGATGGAGCTGGACGTGGCCAAGGACGGCCGCGTCTACTACGTCCAGCGCGCCGGCGAGGTCCAGGTCTTCGACCCGGCCACCCACCAGACCACCACCGCCGGCAAGCTCGACGTCTACACCGGCGGCGAGGACGGCCTGGTCGGCATGGAGCTGGATCCGAACTTCACCAAGAACGGCTGGATCTACCTCTACTACGCCCCGGCCGGCAGCGCCGAGGACGTGAACCGGCTCTCCCGCTTCACGCTCAAGGACGGCAAGCTCGACACCGCCAGCGAGAAGAAGCTGCTGGACGTGCCGGCGTACCGGGACCGCACCTACCCCGAGCCCGGACACACCGGCGGCGCCGTCGAGTTCGGCCCCGACGGCACGCTGTACCTGGGCACCGGCGACGACGTGCCGCCGAACCTCAGCCCGGACTGGCAGGGCTACGCGCCGATCGACTGGCGCGAGGGCCAGGAGATGCTGGACGCCGCGCGGACCGCGGGCAACACCAACGACCTGCGCGGCAAGATTCTGCGGATCAAGCCCACGAAGAAGGGCACCTACACCATCCCGAAGGGCAACCTCTTCCAGAAGGGCCAGAAGAAGACCCGCCCCGAGGTCTACGCGATGGGCTTCCGCAACCCGTTCCGCTTCACCGTCGACCAGGAGACCGGCTACGTCCACGCCGCCGACTACGGCCCCGACCGCGGGCTGCCGACGACGGACCGCGGCCCCGAGGGCATGGTCGAGTACAACGTCATCAAGAAGCCCGGCAACTTCGGCTGGCCCTTCTGCCACGGTGACAACCAGCCCTACGCCCCGTACAACCCGGACACCGGCGAGGTCGGCGCGAAGTTCGACTGCGACAACCTGACCAACCCCTCGCCGAACAACACCGGCCTGACCGACCTGCCCCAGGTCCAGAAGCCGGACATCTGGTACGGCTACGGCCCCTCCGAGGCGTTCCCGGAGATGGGCGAGGGCGGCTCGGGCCCCATGGGCGGCCCGGTCTACAACTACGACGCGGACAACCCCTCCGAGACGAAGTTCCCCGAGTACTTCGACGGCGCGAGCTTCCTCTACGAGTGGACCCGCAACTACGTCAAGGAGGTCCGCTTCGACGACGACGAGAAGCTGCTGAAGATCAACGACTTCCTGTCCACGGCGACGTTCAACAAGCCCATGGACATGACCTTCGGCCCGGACGGCTCGCTCTACGTCCTGGAGTGGGGCAGCGAGTTCGGCGGCGGCAACAGCGACTCGGGGCTGTACCGCATCGACTACAGCCAGGGCAAGCGCTCCCCGGTCGCCAAGGCCACCGCCTCGGCGACCAACGGTGCCGTGCCGCTGGCGGTCGACTTCTCCAGCGAGGGGACGAACGACCCCGACGGCGACTCGCTCTCCTACGAGTGGGACTTCGACGGCGACGGCACCTTCGACTCCACCGAGGCGAACCCCGGCCACACCTACGACACGGCGGGCGACTTCACCGCCCAGCTCAAGGTCACCGACTCCACCGGCAAGACCGGCTTCGCCAACATCCCCATCACCGCGGGCAACACCGCGCCGAAGGTGACGATCGAGGCCCCGGTCCACGGCAAGCTCATCGAGTTCGGCGACCAGATCCCGTACAAGGTCACCGTGACCGACCCGGAGGACGGCGAGGTCGACTGCTCGAAGGTCTTCGTCAACCCGGCGCTCGGGCACGACGACCACGAGCACCCGACGACCGACCTGCCGGGCTGCGAGGGCACCGTCGACACCGGTGACCTCGGTGGCCATCCGGAGGGCGCGGACCTGACGTACGTCCTCAACGCGCACTACGAGGACGGCGGCGGCGACGGTGCGGGCGCGCTGACCGGGTACGCCAAGTCGGTCCTGCAGCCGAAGCACAAGCAGGCCGAGTACCGCGACGACCAGTCCGGCACCCGGATCATCGACCAGGCCGGGGCCGAGAACGGCAAGCGCATCGGCGACGTCTCCGACGGCGACTGGATCGCCTTCGACCCGATGTCCGTCGAGGGCATGAGCCAGGTCTCGTACAAGCTGTCGTCGCCGTACGGCGTGGGCGCCGTCGAGCTGCGCGCCGACGCCCCGGACGGGCAGTTGCTGGCGACGACGCCGGTGCCGAACACCGGGGGCTGGGACAACTACCAGGCCACGGAGGCCGTGCCGGTCGAGGCGCTGGCGGGGACGCACAAGCTGTATCTGAAGTTCACGTCGCCGCAGGACAACTCGTTCGACGTCGACTCGGTGACCTTCGGCTAG
- a CDS encoding LysM peptidoglycan-binding domain-containing M23 family metallopeptidase, with the protein MSTRRHHFPRKRRTVVAVVLAALLAALTGASAAGAAGTGAAARVTAAGAPPAPAPRAVAAPADPAPTPYRVREGDNLTGIARRMGVPTQHMYEANRSVIGADPDVLRPGQVLLAPAPGWAPPVTVEYRISARYGLPGDGWIAGYHTGVDLAVPTGTPVYSVGPGEVHSTSTEGAYGNHILIRMSDGHYVLYAHLDRMSVAAGDRVTGGTRIGDAGSTGNATGPHLHLEVRKGTDYGTDVDPVAYAATYGIRI; encoded by the coding sequence GTGTCAACGAGACGTCACCACTTCCCCCGAAAGCGGCGCACCGTGGTCGCCGTCGTCCTCGCCGCCCTGCTCGCGGCGCTCACCGGAGCGAGCGCCGCGGGCGCCGCGGGCACCGGCGCCGCCGCGCGCGTCACCGCGGCCGGCGCTCCCCCCGCGCCCGCCCCCCGGGCCGTCGCCGCGCCCGCGGATCCGGCGCCGACCCCGTACCGCGTACGCGAAGGCGACAACCTCACCGGGATCGCCCGCCGCATGGGGGTGCCGACGCAGCACATGTACGAGGCCAACCGGTCGGTGATCGGCGCCGACCCGGACGTGCTGCGGCCCGGGCAGGTCCTCCTCGCCCCGGCACCGGGCTGGGCGCCGCCGGTGACCGTCGAGTACCGGATCTCCGCGCGCTACGGCCTCCCCGGCGACGGCTGGATCGCCGGCTACCACACCGGCGTCGACCTCGCCGTCCCCACCGGCACCCCGGTGTACTCCGTCGGCCCCGGCGAGGTCCACAGCACCTCCACCGAGGGCGCGTACGGCAACCACATCCTGATCCGCATGAGCGACGGCCACTACGTCCTCTACGCCCACCTCGACCGGATGTCCGTCGCCGCGGGCGACCGCGTGACCGGCGGCACCAGGATCGGCGACGCCGGCAGCACCGGCAACGCCACCGGCCCCCACCTGCACCTGGAGGTGCGCAAGGGCACCGACTACGGCACGGACGTCGACCCCGTCGCCTACGCCGCCACGTACGGCATCCGGATCTGA
- a CDS encoding organic hydroperoxide resistance protein, whose protein sequence is MSVLYTAVGTANGRDGRGATSDGKLDVKLAPPTEMGGSGDGTNPEQLFAVGYAACFTSAMGHVAKSMDLDVSDVSTTAEVGIGPNGSGGYGLEVTLRVEMPDSISAEQGKKLLEATHQVCPYSNATRGNIPVQLVVE, encoded by the coding sequence ATGAGCGTTCTGTACACCGCGGTCGGCACCGCCAACGGCCGCGACGGCCGCGGCGCCACCTCCGACGGCAAGCTCGACGTCAAGCTCGCCCCGCCGACCGAGATGGGCGGCAGCGGCGACGGCACCAACCCCGAGCAGCTCTTCGCCGTCGGGTACGCCGCCTGCTTCACCAGCGCCATGGGCCACGTGGCCAAGAGCATGGACCTCGACGTCTCCGACGTCTCGACCACCGCCGAGGTCGGGATCGGCCCCAACGGCTCCGGCGGCTACGGGCTGGAGGTGACGCTGCGGGTGGAGATGCCCGACAGCATCTCCGCCGAGCAGGGCAAGAAGCTGCTGGAGGCCACCCACCAGGTGTGCCCGTACTCGAACGCCACCCGCGGCAACATCCCGGTGCAGCTCGTCGTGGAGTGA
- a CDS encoding TetR/AcrR family transcriptional regulator has translation MTAPPKSPARSRVLDAATRLFYADGVHAVGVDRIIAEAGVAKATFYHHFRTKDDLVAAYLADQCRRQQEAAAALAGGPPRAAVLAVYDYLAEAGAGPGYRGCPFINAAAEYPDPDHPVRRAVTDYRRWFRGLMRDLLTADGHPDAARTAEILLVLRDGLVVGNDLDDAAEQRKLTREAVERVLTPRAA, from the coding sequence GTGACCGCGCCACCGAAGTCTCCCGCCCGCAGCCGCGTCCTGGACGCCGCCACGCGGCTGTTCTACGCCGACGGCGTACACGCGGTCGGCGTCGACCGGATCATCGCCGAGGCGGGCGTGGCGAAGGCGACCTTCTACCACCACTTCCGTACCAAGGACGACCTGGTCGCGGCCTACCTGGCCGACCAGTGCCGGCGCCAGCAGGAGGCGGCCGCGGCCCTCGCGGGCGGCCCGCCGCGGGCCGCGGTGCTGGCCGTCTACGACTACCTGGCCGAGGCCGGCGCGGGCCCCGGATACCGCGGCTGCCCCTTCATCAACGCCGCCGCCGAGTACCCCGACCCGGACCACCCGGTGCGCCGGGCGGTGACGGACTACCGGCGGTGGTTCCGCGGCCTGATGCGGGACCTGCTGACCGCCGACGGGCACCCGGACGCGGCGCGCACGGCGGAGATCCTGCTGGTACTGCGCGACGGGCTCGTCGTGGGCAACGACCTGGACGACGCGGCGGAGCAGCGGAAGCTGACGCGCGAGGCGGTGGAGCGGGTGCTGACCCCGCGGGCCGCCTGA
- a CDS encoding alpha/beta hydrolase, whose product MTATATPAATTLVDSGLAPVGELEMYYEIHGTPGAGDVPVVLIHGALSAIGTSFGAVLPLLAEQRQVIALDLQAHGRTADIDRPFSTAAFAADVAGLLRHLGVAKADVFGYSLGAGVALQVALDRPELVRKLVLTSVSYTTAGIHPGLLDGIAELQPEHLAGSPFEAEYAEVAPRVEDWPRLIERVKEFDAAPAEWTEAQVSGIDAPVMLVIGDSDIIRPEHAVEMFRLLGGGVAGLPRARLAVLPGATHITVMHRGTWLAAIVGDFLDAEDPAAGES is encoded by the coding sequence ATGACCGCCACCGCCACCCCCGCCGCCACCACCCTGGTCGACAGCGGCCTCGCGCCCGTCGGCGAGCTGGAGATGTACTACGAGATCCACGGCACCCCCGGCGCCGGCGACGTCCCCGTCGTGCTCATCCACGGGGCGCTGTCCGCCATCGGCACCTCCTTCGGTGCCGTCCTGCCGCTGCTCGCCGAGCAGCGGCAGGTCATCGCGCTCGACCTGCAGGCCCACGGCCGCACCGCCGACATCGACCGGCCCTTCTCCACCGCCGCCTTCGCCGCCGACGTCGCCGGGCTGCTGCGCCACCTCGGCGTGGCGAAGGCCGACGTCTTCGGCTACAGCCTCGGCGCCGGCGTCGCGCTCCAGGTCGCGCTCGACCGGCCGGAGCTGGTCCGCAAGCTGGTGCTGACCTCCGTGTCGTACACGACCGCGGGGATCCACCCGGGGCTGCTGGACGGCATCGCGGAGCTGCAGCCGGAGCATCTGGCGGGCTCGCCCTTCGAGGCGGAGTACGCGGAGGTGGCGCCCCGGGTCGAGGACTGGCCGCGGCTGATCGAGCGGGTCAAGGAGTTCGACGCGGCGCCGGCGGAGTGGACCGAGGCGCAGGTGAGCGGGATCGACGCGCCGGTGATGCTGGTGATCGGCGACTCCGACATCATCCGGCCCGAGCACGCGGTGGAGATGTTCCGGCTGCTCGGCGGCGGGGTCGCGGGCCTGCCGCGGGCGCGGCTCGCGGTGCTGCCGGGGGCGACGCACATCACCGTCATGCACCGGGGCACGTGGCTGGCGGCCATCGTCGGCGACTTCCTGGACGCCGAGGACCCGGCGGCCGGCGAGAGCTGA
- a CDS encoding MFS transporter — protein sequence MSVLDEAATAPSPAALRMTGRQKLVLTLLLGAQFLVAVDFSILNVALPVVGAGLGFPLAHLQWIATAFALAAAGFTLLFGRKRLFLGGMALLGLSSVLGGVATSPGMLLVARVLQGLATAAVVPAGLSLLTTAFPEGPLRQRALGLNGALMSAGFTAGAILGGLLTDLLSWRWAFLVNVPVTAVILAVAPAVIADSRPGARPRLDLPGAVTVTGGLLAVVYGLTHAGEAGWTEPVTLAALGGGAVLLTAFWFVEQRAQKPLVPVRILRRPTVVWGNAAGLVAFLTETSLVFLLTLYLQEVLGYTPLATGLAFGVLGLGTVLGGTLGGRVVGRVGSRAAIVYGGVAQAVATASLLALGTSGDWIWLLHAATFAGGVGNMLMIVGFMVAATSGLPDSEQGLATGLATMTQQVGITMGIPVMSAVATARITAAGGDGPRAVLDGVRAAVGVNAALVLAGALGAGALLGRRRKPATPR from the coding sequence ATGTCCGTGCTCGACGAAGCCGCCACCGCGCCCTCCCCCGCCGCACTCCGCATGACCGGCCGGCAGAAGCTCGTGCTCACCCTCCTCCTCGGCGCCCAGTTCCTGGTCGCGGTGGACTTCTCCATCCTCAACGTCGCCCTCCCCGTCGTCGGCGCCGGCCTCGGCTTCCCCCTCGCCCACCTGCAGTGGATCGCCACCGCCTTCGCCCTCGCCGCCGCGGGCTTCACCCTCCTCTTCGGCCGCAAGCGGCTCTTCCTCGGCGGCATGGCCCTGCTCGGCCTGTCCTCCGTACTCGGCGGCGTCGCCACCTCCCCGGGAATGCTGCTCGTCGCCCGCGTGCTCCAGGGCCTGGCCACCGCCGCCGTCGTTCCCGCCGGGCTGTCCCTGCTCACCACGGCCTTCCCTGAGGGGCCGCTGCGGCAGCGGGCGCTCGGGCTCAACGGGGCGCTGATGTCCGCCGGGTTCACCGCGGGCGCGATACTCGGCGGGCTCCTCACGGACCTGCTCTCCTGGCGCTGGGCCTTCCTCGTCAACGTGCCCGTGACCGCCGTGATCCTCGCCGTCGCCCCCGCGGTCATCGCCGACTCCCGCCCCGGGGCCCGGCCCCGGCTCGACCTCCCCGGCGCGGTCACCGTCACCGGCGGGCTGCTCGCGGTCGTCTACGGGCTCACCCACGCCGGCGAGGCCGGCTGGACCGAGCCGGTCACCCTCGCCGCGCTCGGCGGGGGCGCCGTATTGCTCACCGCTTTCTGGTTTGTCGAGCAGCGGGCACAGAAGCCGCTGGTGCCGGTACGCATCCTCCGGCGCCCCACCGTCGTGTGGGGCAACGCCGCCGGCCTCGTCGCCTTCCTCACCGAGACCTCCCTCGTCTTCCTCCTCACCCTCTACCTGCAGGAAGTGCTCGGCTACACCCCGCTCGCCACCGGCCTCGCCTTCGGCGTCCTGGGACTGGGCACCGTCCTCGGCGGCACCCTCGGCGGGCGCGTCGTCGGCCGCGTGGGCAGCCGTGCGGCCATCGTCTACGGAGGCGTGGCCCAGGCCGTCGCCACCGCGTCGCTGCTCGCGCTCGGCACCTCCGGCGACTGGATCTGGCTGCTGCACGCGGCGACGTTCGCCGGCGGGGTCGGCAACATGCTGATGATCGTCGGGTTCATGGTCGCCGCCACCTCCGGGCTGCCCGACTCCGAACAGGGCCTGGCCACGGGGCTCGCGACGATGACCCAGCAGGTCGGCATCACGATGGGCATCCCGGTGATGAGCGCCGTCGCCACCGCCCGGATCACCGCGGCCGGCGGTGACGGCCCGCGGGCGGTGCTCGACGGGGTCAGGGCCGCGGTCGGGGTCAACGCCGCGCTCGTCCTCGCCGGGGCACTCGGCGCCGGGGCGCTCCTCGGACGCCGGCGGAAGCCGGCGACGCCGCGATGA
- a CDS encoding TetR/AcrR family transcriptional regulator, with protein MSSESDPGTLRPGGRTARVRAAVLRAAGDALAEQGFAHLDLADVARRAEVGKTTVYRRWGSATGLIADLLADMAEQSVPRTETGTLLGDLRANARLVLGTLTDPRQGALFRAVIAAATCDDRTAAALHRFYAIRIAEWAPCVEQAVARGELPEGTDPREVVRAVSAPLYYRLLASGDPLDEAAADRAAEAAAVAARAGAYVGG; from the coding sequence ATGAGTTCCGAGTCCGATCCCGGCACCCTGAGGCCCGGCGGCCGTACCGCCCGGGTCCGGGCGGCGGTCCTGCGGGCCGCCGGCGACGCACTGGCGGAACAGGGCTTCGCCCACCTCGACCTCGCCGACGTCGCCCGCCGCGCCGAGGTCGGCAAGACCACCGTCTACCGCCGCTGGGGCTCGGCCACCGGGCTCATCGCCGACCTGCTCGCGGACATGGCGGAGCAGTCCGTACCGCGCACCGAGACCGGCACCCTCCTCGGCGACCTGCGCGCCAACGCCCGCCTCGTCCTGGGCACCCTGACCGACCCGCGGCAGGGCGCGCTGTTCCGCGCCGTGATCGCGGCGGCCACGTGCGACGACCGCACGGCGGCGGCCCTGCACCGCTTCTACGCGATCCGCATCGCCGAGTGGGCCCCCTGCGTGGAACAGGCCGTGGCCCGCGGCGAACTCCCCGAAGGCACCGACCCCCGCGAAGTCGTCCGCGCCGTCTCCGCCCCCCTGTACTACCGCCTGCTCGCCAGCGGCGACCCCCTCGACGAAGCCGCCGCCGACCGCGCCGCGGAGGCGGCGGCGGTGGCGGCGCGGGCGGGGGCGTACGTGGGCGGATAA
- a CDS encoding phosphatidylinositol-specific phospholipase C/glycerophosphodiester phosphodiesterase family protein: protein MSAYSRRRAVATLSAAAGGALAGGLASSAHAADRGRARGRGPAPLRRAHAHNDYLHERPLLDALDHGFASVESDIWLVDGQLLVAHDASQLDPERTLQRLYLDPLARRIRANGGRVYKGHKLTLQLLIDLKTPGDPTYRALSEVLRGYGSIFSSAAGGRVRRRAVTAVISGDRGARAPMEAEKLRYAFYDGRHDDINSGVPASFIPLVSGNWNSSFTWQGTGTMPAAERNWLNLIVHTAHRQGQTIRFWATPDAPGPARDNLWRTLLDANVDWINTDDLPGLESFLREHDA, encoded by the coding sequence GTGTCCGCCTACTCCAGACGCCGCGCCGTCGCCACGCTGTCCGCCGCCGCCGGCGGCGCGCTCGCCGGAGGGCTCGCCTCGTCCGCCCACGCCGCCGACCGCGGCCGGGCCCGCGGCCGCGGGCCCGCGCCGCTGCGGCGGGCGCACGCGCACAACGACTACCTCCACGAGCGCCCGCTCCTCGACGCGCTCGACCACGGCTTCGCCAGCGTCGAGTCGGACATCTGGCTGGTCGACGGCCAACTCCTCGTCGCCCACGACGCGTCGCAGCTCGACCCCGAACGCACCCTCCAGCGGCTCTACCTCGACCCGCTCGCACGCCGCATACGCGCCAACGGCGGCCGCGTCTACAAGGGCCACAAGCTGACCCTGCAACTGCTCATCGACCTCAAGACCCCCGGCGACCCCACCTACCGCGCGCTGTCCGAGGTGCTGCGCGGCTACGGCTCGATCTTCAGCTCGGCCGCCGGCGGCCGGGTCCGCCGCCGCGCGGTGACCGCCGTGATCTCCGGCGACCGCGGCGCCCGGGCGCCGATGGAGGCCGAGAAGCTCCGCTACGCCTTCTACGACGGCCGCCACGACGACATCAACTCCGGTGTCCCCGCGTCGTTCATCCCGCTCGTCAGCGGCAACTGGAACTCCAGCTTCACCTGGCAGGGCACCGGCACGATGCCGGCCGCCGAGCGCAACTGGCTGAACCTGATCGTCCACACCGCCCACCGGCAGGGCCAGACCATCCGCTTCTGGGCCACGCCCGACGCCCCGGGCCCGGCGCGCGACAACCTGTGGCGCACGCTGCTCGACGCGAACGTGGACTGGATCAACACCGACGACCTGCCGGGCCTGGAGTCCTTCCTCCGCGAGCACGACGCCTGA
- a CDS encoding acyl-CoA dehydrogenase family protein, whose amino-acid sequence MPTTHEVTNQPPPLTSYDVAAYPALRESLRAHGAAWAEDGVRELGLLAGGAQAQEWARDVEEQPPVLRTHDRYGHRVDEVEFHPHWHELMRTAVAHGLHAAPWRERTPGTHVARAAKLFVWGQTDAGHLCPVSMTYAAVPALRTSPELAAAYEPLLTSASYDFGLRPPTAKSGLIAGMSMTEKQGGSDVRANTTRAVPAGDGAGLYALTGHKWFTSAPMSDVFLTLAQAPGGLSCFLVPRVLPDGTRNALRLMRLKDKLGNRSNASAEIEYEGAVGHLVGEEGAGVKTIIKMVNMTRLDCALATAGGMRLGVVQALHHAAHRRAFGARLADQPLMTNVLADLAVEAEAATVASMRLAAAVDRGETGTADEQETLFRRIGLAVTKYWVCKRGPAHAAEALECLGGNGYVEESGMPRLYREAPLPSIWEGSGNVAALDALRAMARSPETVTAFFAEVDAVAGADARLDAAVVRLRKDLADVTAVEYRARRVVESMALVLQGALLHRHGNAAVADAFCAARLDGDGGLAFGTLPPGVDTAAILDRARPSGGSYGGS is encoded by the coding sequence ATGCCGACGACCCATGAGGTCACCAACCAGCCCCCGCCGCTCACCTCCTACGACGTCGCCGCCTACCCCGCCCTCCGGGAGTCCCTCCGCGCCCACGGCGCCGCCTGGGCCGAGGACGGCGTGCGCGAGCTGGGGCTGCTCGCCGGGGGCGCGCAGGCCCAGGAGTGGGCCCGCGACGTCGAGGAGCAGCCGCCCGTCCTGCGTACCCACGACCGCTACGGGCACCGCGTCGACGAGGTCGAGTTCCACCCGCACTGGCACGAGTTGATGCGTACCGCCGTCGCGCACGGCCTGCACGCCGCGCCCTGGCGGGAGCGCACCCCCGGCACGCACGTCGCGCGCGCCGCGAAGCTCTTCGTCTGGGGCCAGACCGACGCCGGCCACCTGTGCCCCGTCTCCATGACGTACGCCGCCGTGCCCGCGCTGCGCACCTCGCCGGAGCTCGCCGCCGCGTACGAGCCGCTGCTGACCTCCGCCTCGTACGACTTCGGGCTGCGCCCGCCCACCGCCAAGTCCGGCCTCATCGCCGGGATGTCGATGACGGAGAAGCAGGGCGGCTCCGACGTCCGCGCCAACACCACCCGCGCCGTGCCGGCCGGCGACGGCGCCGGGCTCTACGCGCTCACCGGCCACAAGTGGTTCACCTCCGCGCCCATGTCCGACGTCTTCCTCACCCTCGCCCAGGCGCCCGGCGGGCTGTCCTGCTTCCTCGTCCCCCGCGTGCTGCCGGACGGCACCCGCAACGCCCTCCGCCTCATGCGCCTGAAGGACAAGCTCGGCAACCGCTCCAACGCCTCCGCCGAGATCGAGTACGAGGGCGCGGTCGGCCACCTGGTCGGCGAGGAGGGCGCGGGCGTGAAGACCATCATCAAGATGGTCAACATGACGCGGCTGGACTGCGCGCTGGCCACCGCCGGCGGCATGCGCCTCGGCGTCGTCCAGGCCCTGCACCACGCCGCGCACCGCCGGGCGTTCGGCGCGCGGCTCGCGGACCAGCCACTGATGACGAACGTGCTCGCCGACCTCGCCGTGGAGGCCGAGGCGGCGACCGTGGCGAGCATGCGGCTGGCCGCCGCCGTGGACCGCGGCGAGACGGGCACCGCCGATGAACAGGAGACGCTGTTCCGCCGGATCGGGCTCGCGGTGACCAAGTACTGGGTGTGCAAGCGCGGTCCCGCGCACGCGGCGGAGGCGCTGGAGTGCCTGGGCGGCAACGGGTACGTCGAGGAGTCCGGCATGCCGCGGCTGTACCGGGAGGCGCCGCTGCCGTCGATCTGGGAGGGATCCGGCAACGTCGCCGCGCTCGACGCGCTGCGCGCGATGGCCCGCAGCCCGGAGACGGTGACGGCGTTCTTCGCCGAGGTCGACGCCGTCGCGGGCGCCGACGCGCGGCTCGACGCGGCGGTCGTGCGGCTGCGCAAGGACCTGGCGGACGTGACGGCGGTGGAGTACCGGGCGCGGCGCGTGGTCGAGTCGATGGCGCTGGTGCTCCAGGGCGCGCTGCTGCACCGGCACGGGAACGCCGCGGTGGCGGACGCCTTCTGCGCGGCGCGCCTCGACGGCGACGGCGGGCTGGCGTTCGGCACGCTGCCGCCGGGGGTGGACACGGCGGCGATCCTCGACCGGGCGCGCCCGTCGGGCGGTTCGTACGGCGGGAGCTGA